A region of Massilia sp. KIM DNA encodes the following proteins:
- a CDS encoding peptide chain release factor 3 yields MANDTDISAADDTSDAGTPASRQAGAIAREVARRRTFGIISHPDAGKTTLTEKLLLFSGAIQLAGTVKGRKSGRHATSDWMDIEKQRGISVASSVMQFEFRDHVINLLDTPGHQDFSEDTYRVLTAVDSALMVIDAAKGVEEQTIKLLDVCRMRDTPIVTFMNKLDRETRDPLELLDEVESVLKIECAPVTWPIGMGKNFRGVYHLLRDEIMLFKAGEERADGAFEIVKGIDNPRLAEMFPLEIEQLKTEVELVHGASHPFELQRFLDGVQTPVFFGSAINNFGVREILSALVDWAPAPRERDATVRAVKPEEQPFSGFVFKIQANMDPAHRDRIAFLRVCSGRFEKGMKVKHLRLGREVKLSSVVTFMASSREQVEEAYAGDIIGLPNHGNMQIGDSFSEGETLTFTGIPYFAPELFRTVRIRNPLKMKQLHKGLQQLGEEGAVQVFKPVLGSDLILGAVGVLQFEVVASRLLNEYGVDAVFESSSISSARWVSSEDKKALSDFENQLGHQVAYDAAGNMAFLATSGVNLRLTQERWPKLTFHATREHAAKLD; encoded by the coding sequence ATGGCCAACGACACCGACATTTCCGCAGCGGACGACACGTCCGATGCAGGCACCCCCGCCAGCCGCCAGGCCGGCGCGATCGCGCGCGAAGTCGCGCGCCGCCGCACCTTCGGCATCATCTCCCACCCCGACGCCGGTAAGACCACCCTCACCGAGAAGCTTCTGCTGTTCTCGGGCGCGATCCAGCTGGCCGGCACCGTCAAGGGCCGCAAGAGCGGCCGTCACGCCACCTCGGACTGGATGGACATCGAGAAGCAGCGCGGCATCTCGGTCGCATCCTCGGTGATGCAGTTCGAGTTCCGCGACCACGTGATCAACCTGCTCGACACCCCTGGCCACCAGGACTTCTCGGAAGACACCTACCGGGTGCTGACCGCGGTCGACTCGGCCCTGATGGTGATCGACGCCGCCAAGGGCGTGGAAGAGCAGACCATCAAGCTGCTCGACGTGTGCCGCATGCGCGACACCCCGATCGTCACCTTCATGAACAAGCTCGACCGCGAAACCCGCGATCCGCTCGAACTGCTCGACGAGGTCGAATCGGTGCTGAAGATCGAATGCGCGCCGGTGACCTGGCCGATCGGCATGGGCAAGAACTTCCGCGGGGTCTACCACCTGCTGCGCGACGAGATCATGCTGTTCAAGGCGGGCGAGGAGCGCGCCGACGGCGCCTTCGAGATCGTCAAGGGCATCGACAACCCCAGGCTGGCCGAGATGTTCCCGCTCGAGATCGAGCAGCTCAAGACCGAGGTGGAGCTGGTGCACGGCGCCTCTCACCCCTTCGAGCTGCAGCGCTTCCTCGATGGCGTCCAGACGCCGGTGTTCTTCGGTTCGGCGATCAACAACTTCGGCGTGCGCGAGATCCTCTCGGCCCTGGTCGACTGGGCGCCGGCTCCGCGCGAGCGCGACGCCACGGTGCGCGCGGTCAAGCCGGAAGAACAGCCATTCTCCGGCTTCGTCTTCAAGATCCAGGCCAACATGGACCCGGCCCACCGCGACCGCATCGCCTTCCTGCGCGTGTGCTCGGGACGCTTCGAGAAGGGCATGAAGGTCAAGCACCTGCGCCTGGGCCGCGAGGTCAAGCTGTCCTCGGTGGTGACCTTCATGGCGTCGAGCCGCGAGCAGGTCGAGGAAGCCTACGCGGGCGACATCATCGGCCTGCCGAACCACGGCAACATGCAGATCGGCGACAGCTTCAGCGAAGGCGAGACCCTGACCTTCACCGGCATCCCTTACTTCGCGCCGGAGCTGTTCCGCACGGTGCGCATCCGTAACCCGCTCAAGATGAAGCAGCTCCACAAGGGCCTGCAGCAGCTGGGCGAGGAGGGCGCGGTGCAGGTGTTCAAGCCGGTGCTGGGCAGCGACCTGATCCTGGGCGCGGTCGGGGTGCTGCAGTTCGAGGTGGTGGCCAGCCGCCTGCTCAACGAGTACGGCGTGGACGCGGTGTTCGAGAGCAGCAGCATCAGCAGCGCGCGCTGGGTGTCGAGCGAGGACAAGAAGGCCTTGTCCGACTTCGAGAACCAGCTCGGCCACCAGGTCGCCTACGATGCGGCCGGCAACATGGCCTTCCTGGCGACCTCCGGCGTCAACCTGCGCCTGACCCAGGAACGCTGGCCCAAACTGACCTTCCACGCGACCCGCGAGCACGCGGCCAAGCTGGACTGA
- a CDS encoding DUF3108 domain-containing protein, whose amino-acid sequence MRIPASAARHGRLALLCLASLLAHLLVLAWLDARLAPPPLPAGALAVRLVAPSAPPPLPEAAPAPVPEPLPVAAPAPAPVSAPADTEAASASAAPEPAAGAGGAEPPLQMPGRYRVTAPPSITLDYRVDSAAPGRAPVAVGRARLEWESDGNAYRLRLTGVLGERSSEGGADDAGLAPLRAAIAQGAGTASIVFDRERNLVSDARGAALPLAMGMQDGASVLAQLAGMGLADPDQMQDVLEIVVSEGQGAHIARFQVAERETVDTGAGPVEALRLVRLAAAGMPRLELWLAPQLHWMPVRLRLSAPDGTVRTQTLAAAP is encoded by the coding sequence ATGCGCATCCCCGCCTCCGCGGCCCGGCATGGCCGACTTGCCCTCCTGTGCCTGGCTTCATTGCTGGCCCATCTGCTCGTCCTCGCATGGCTCGATGCCCGCCTGGCGCCGCCGCCCCTTCCCGCAGGCGCCCTCGCCGTGCGCCTGGTGGCGCCTAGCGCGCCGCCGCCCTTGCCCGAAGCCGCTCCCGCACCTGTCCCGGAACCCTTGCCCGTGGCCGCCCCCGCGCCGGCGCCCGTTTCCGCGCCCGCCGACACCGAGGCCGCCAGCGCTTCCGCCGCGCCCGAGCCGGCCGCCGGCGCCGGCGGCGCCGAGCCGCCGCTCCAGATGCCGGGCCGCTACCGCGTCACCGCCCCGCCCTCCATCACGCTCGACTACCGGGTCGACAGCGCCGCTCCCGGGCGCGCCCCCGTCGCGGTGGGCCGGGCGCGCCTGGAATGGGAAAGCGACGGCAACGCCTACCGCCTGCGCCTGACCGGCGTGCTGGGAGAGCGCAGCAGCGAAGGCGGCGCCGACGACGCTGGCCTGGCGCCGCTGCGCGCCGCGATCGCGCAAGGCGCAGGGACGGCGAGCATCGTGTTCGACCGCGAACGCAACCTGGTCAGCGACGCGCGCGGCGCGGCCCTGCCGCTGGCGATGGGCATGCAGGACGGCGCCTCGGTGCTGGCGCAGCTGGCCGGCATGGGGCTGGCCGACCCGGACCAGATGCAGGACGTGCTGGAGATCGTGGTGAGCGAAGGGCAAGGCGCGCACATCGCGCGCTTCCAGGTGGCGGAGCGGGAAACGGTGGACACCGGCGCGGGCCCGGTCGAGGCCCTGCGCCTGGTGCGCCTGGCGGCGGCGGGGATGCCGCGCCTGGAGCTGTGGCTGGCGCCGCAGCTGCACTGGATGCCGGTGCGCCTGCGCCTGAGCGCGCCGGACGGCACGGTGCGCACCCAGACGCTGGCGGCGGCGCCTTGA